From a region of the Mauremys mutica isolate MM-2020 ecotype Southern chromosome 12, ASM2049712v1, whole genome shotgun sequence genome:
- the LOC123346757 gene encoding E3 ubiquitin-protein ligase TRIM41-like — protein sequence MATDNPVESLQEEATCPICLEYFKDPVTIDCGHNFCRACIAQCWEGSNTDVSCPQCRETVQQRNLRPNRRLANIVEIAKRLSLQAAKGAGEERVCGEHQETLKLFCEEDQTSVCVVCHLSRAHRDHRVVPIEEAAQEYKEKLQGTLGSLRKELEEALTLMSKEEKKTTVWQVGVQVYSSRALPPAVFPGMTGP from the exons atggccacAGACAAccccgtggaaagtctccaggaggaagctacgtgccccatctgtctggagtattttaagGACCCAGTGACTATAgactgtgggcacaatttctgccgagcctgcatcgcccagtgctgggagggatcaaATACAGacgtctcctgccctcagtgcagagaaactgtgcaacagagaaacctcaggcccaacaggcggcTGGCAAATATTGTGGAAATAGCCAAACggctgagtttacaggcagcaaagggagcaggagaggagagggtgtgtggggaacaccaggagactctgaaactgttctgtgaagaggatcaaacttctGTCTGTGTGGTTTGCCATCTGTCCCGGGCTCACAGAGATCACAGGGTGGTTCCCatagaggaggctgcccaggagtacaag GAGAAACTCCAGGGAACTCTGGGCTctctgaggaaggagctggaagaggcccTGACTCTGATGTCTAAGGAGGAGAAGAAAACCACAGTGTGGCAGGTGGGTGTCCAGGTTTATTCCTCCcgagcccttccccctgcagtgtTCCCAGGAATGACGGGGCCGTAA